In Mycoplasma suis str. Illinois, a single window of DNA contains:
- a CDS encoding DNA-directed RNA polymerase subunit alpha yields MSLLNKFTNFAIETEVVDSSETSASVVFYPLERGLGNTIGNTLRRLLLSSIPSPAVFAIRVAGLPHEFSPIKGVAEDVTQLIIAIKKLVLKVDEKIADFEHLKDLPIEKWPFLKIRKSKVGVVQAKDIECFAGVEVVNPELKLCEITEEGTSLEIDLYCMVDRGHRSSNENRERLSTLSLIPIDTTFSPVLLVDWKVSEEKTTKYGISDRLRLNVSTNGSIKALDAVWYAAKILISMFTKIAEHDVELFKLDSYAKKVDRKEKEEVHSSISSSPIEDLELTQRTFNILKNSGINTISELVAYSFDELAEFRNLGKKALLEVQAKLEERGYKFRESSSSDS; encoded by the coding sequence ATGTCACTTTTGAATAAATTTACAAATTTTGCAATTGAAACAGAAGTTGTAGATTCTTCTGAAACTTCTGCTTCAGTAGTTTTTTACCCTCTAGAGAGAGGACTTGGCAACACCATTGGAAACACTCTTAGAAGACTTCTTCTAAGTTCAATTCCTTCTCCTGCAGTATTTGCAATAAGAGTTGCAGGACTACCACATGAATTTTCTCCAATTAAGGGAGTAGCTGAAGATGTTACTCAACTTATTATCGCTATTAAGAAGCTAGTTCTTAAGGTTGATGAAAAAATTGCTGATTTTGAACACCTAAAGGATCTTCCAATTGAAAAGTGACCTTTCTTGAAAATTAGAAAGAGCAAAGTTGGAGTTGTTCAAGCAAAAGATATTGAATGTTTTGCTGGAGTTGAAGTTGTAAATCCAGAACTAAAACTTTGTGAAATAACTGAAGAAGGAACTTCACTTGAAATTGACCTTTACTGTATGGTTGACAGAGGTCACAGAAGTTCAAATGAAAATAGAGAAAGACTAAGTACTCTTTCCCTAATTCCTATCGACACTACTTTCTCACCTGTTCTTCTAGTTGATTGAAAAGTTAGTGAAGAAAAGACTACAAAATATGGTATTAGTGACAGACTAAGACTTAATGTTTCAACTAATGGATCTATTAAGGCTCTTGATGCAGTATGGTATGCAGCAAAGATTTTGATTTCAATGTTCACCAAGATAGCTGAACATGATGTTGAACTATTTAAGCTTGATAGTTATGCTAAAAAAGTTGATAGAAAAGAAAAGGAAGAAGTTCACTCTTCAATCTCTTCTTCTCCAATTGAAGACTTGGAATTGACTCAACGGACATTCAATATCCTAAAGAATAGTGGAATTAACACTATTTCTGAGCTAGTTGCTTATAGTTTTGACGAACTGGCTGAATTCAGAAATCTTGGAAAGAAAGCTCTGTTGGAAGTTCAAGCAAAACTTGAAGAAAGAGGATACAAGTTCAGAGAAAGTAGTTCTTCAGATTCTTAG
- the greA gene encoding transcription elongation factor GreA — translation MARHYITEAKLKELQKQLDNLVNVERPQVLEELKQARSLGDLSENADYDSAKQRQHEIEKKVQEIEAILKNYSLIDKKGSSERGEKVVEIGSKVKIFHSLTNKEYVYEILGSLDADPANMKISNESPIAKTIMGKPVGGTYQVEGLKKSYYIKILEIL, via the coding sequence GTGGCAAGACACTATATAACTGAAGCTAAATTAAAAGAGTTGCAAAAGCAACTTGATAATTTAGTAAATGTTGAAAGACCTCAAGTTCTTGAAGAATTAAAGCAAGCAAGAAGTCTAGGCGACTTGTCAGAAAATGCTGACTATGATTCTGCAAAGCAAAGACAACATGAAATTGAAAAAAAAGTTCAAGAAATTGAAGCTATATTAAAGAACTATTCTCTAATTGACAAGAAAGGTTCTTCTGAAAGAGGGGAAAAAGTAGTTGAAATTGGTTCTAAAGTAAAAATATTCCACTCACTAACTAATAAAGAATATGTTTATGAAATACTAGGAAGTCTTGATGCAGACCCAGCAAATATGAAAATTTCCAATGAATCTCCTATAGCTAAAACAATTATGGGAAAACCTGTTGGAGGAACTTATCAAGTAGAAGGACTAAAGAAAAGCTATTACATCAAAATTCTAGAGATACTTTAA
- a CDS encoding RNA methyltransferase, whose amino-acid sequence MDFKKIKNKALSLRAKRREFYFITLFPVDITNWLIHSITLKSIYRANILFKIINLRQKWNQQVDYTPYGGSSGMVISVEPIYNILKANNLLENTHIILLCPRGEKLTQTKSRELERISETKNIVFICGHYEGIDERIRNFVSEAISIGDYIISSGTLAASIVLESVVRLVPDVISAESLLSESFNTIESDSDLDFPVYAPPKNFMGYKVPDVLFSGNQSKIKQFREESRIKKKKP is encoded by the coding sequence TTGGACTTTAAAAAAATTAAAAATAAAGCTTTAAGTTTAAGGGCTAAAAGGAGAGAGTTTTATTTCATAACTCTTTTCCCAGTGGATATAACCAACTGGTTAATTCACTCTATAACTCTTAAGTCAATTTATAGAGCTAATATTCTCTTCAAAATAATTAACTTAAGACAAAAGTGAAATCAACAAGTTGATTACACACCATATGGGGGAAGTAGTGGAATGGTAATTTCAGTAGAACCTATATACAACATTTTGAAAGCAAACAACTTATTGGAAAATACTCACATTATTCTCCTCTGCCCTAGAGGAGAAAAATTAACTCAAACTAAATCTAGAGAATTAGAGAGAATTTCAGAAACTAAGAATATTGTCTTTATATGTGGTCACTATGAAGGAATAGATGAAAGAATAAGAAATTTTGTTAGTGAAGCAATCTCCATTGGAGATTACATTATTTCTTCAGGAACTTTAGCAGCCTCTATAGTTCTAGAAAGTGTAGTTAGATTAGTTCCTGATGTTATTTCTGCGGAAAGCTTGCTTTCCGAAAGCTTTAATACTATTGAATCAGATAGTGACTTAGATTTTCCTGTATATGCACCTCCAAAGAACTTTATGGGTTATAAAGTTCCTGATGTGCTTTTCTCAGGAAATCAATCTAAAATAAAACAATTCAGGGAAGAATCTCGAATTAAAAAGAAGAAACCTTAA